In a genomic window of Epinephelus fuscoguttatus linkage group LG23, E.fuscoguttatus.final_Chr_v1:
- the LOC125883790 gene encoding Fc receptor-like protein 5 isoform X1 has translation MFEDESVSLSCEEDDSSAGWTLRRNTSDETRAECGADWGKLAGSSCIISVTVSWHSGVYWCESREGATSKSITISVTGGSVILQSPVLPVMEGHDVTLHCKTKTSSNLPAAFYKDGSFIRTEPAGHMTIRHVTRSDEGLYKCDITGHGESPPSWLTVTGRPPTTAPPPTLTLPTSAAPPPDSDHLHLVFRVVCHLVVFCPYCISTFIMVSLYRQRQRGNDLLVSVVITPPTQAEEGLDDDYDDVITAVTTEHHF, from the exons ATGTTTGAAGACGAGTCTGTCTCTCTGAGCTGCGAGGAGGACGACAGCTCTGCTGGATGGACTTTGAGGAGGAACACAAGCGATGAAACCAGAGCAGAGTGCGGAGCTGACTGGGGAAAACTTGCTGGTTCTTCCTGTATCATCAGTGTGACAGTCTCATGGCACAGTGGAGTTTACTGGTGTGAGTCCAGAGAGGGAGCAACCAGTAAGAGCATCACCATCAGTGTCACTG GTGGATCAGTGATCCTGCAGAGTCCTGTCCTCCCTGTGATGGAGGGACATGATGTCACTCTGCACTGTAAAACAAAGACGTCCTCCAACCTCCCAGCTGCTTTCTATAAAGATGGCTCCTTCATCAGGACTGAGcctgcaggtcacatgaccatCCGCCATGTAACCAGGTCTGATGAAGGCCTCTACAAGTGTGACATCACAGGTCATGGAGAGTCTCCACCcagctggctcactgtcacag GTAGACCTCCAACCACAGCTCCACCTCCTACATTGACCCTGCCCACATCTGCAGCCCCGCCCCCTGACTCAGACCACCTCCACCTTGTGTTCAGAGTGGTCTGCCACCTGGTGGTGTTCTGTCCGTACTGCATCTCCACTTTCATCATGGTGTCTTTATATCGTCAACGACAAAGag GAAATGACCTGCTCGTCTCCGTGGTGATAACCCCGCCCACCCAGGCCGAGGAGGGATTGGACGATGACTacgatgatgtcatcactgctGTCACCACGGAGCATCACTTCTGA
- the LOC125883790 gene encoding Fc receptor-like protein 5 isoform X2 yields MGQTSLQRLVCLTSLLSCTTNQASLTVSPSSSQMFEDESVSLSCEEDDSSAGWTLRRNTSDETRAECGADWGKLAGSSCIISVTVSWHSGVYWCESREGATSKSITISVTGGSVILQSPVLPVMEGHDVTLHCKTKTSSNLPAAFYKDGSFIRTEPAGHMTIRHVTRSDEGLYKCDITGHGESPPSWLTVTGQEVTFDFRSSFIQIVT; encoded by the exons TCT GTCTGACCTCACTGCTGAGCTGCACAACAAACCAAG cCTCTCTGACTGTGAGTCCCAGCAGCTCTCAGATGTTTGAAGACGAGTCTGTCTCTCTGAGCTGCGAGGAGGACGACAGCTCTGCTGGATGGACTTTGAGGAGGAACACAAGCGATGAAACCAGAGCAGAGTGCGGAGCTGACTGGGGAAAACTTGCTGGTTCTTCCTGTATCATCAGTGTGACAGTCTCATGGCACAGTGGAGTTTACTGGTGTGAGTCCAGAGAGGGAGCAACCAGTAAGAGCATCACCATCAGTGTCACTG GTGGATCAGTGATCCTGCAGAGTCCTGTCCTCCCTGTGATGGAGGGACATGATGTCACTCTGCACTGTAAAACAAAGACGTCCTCCAACCTCCCAGCTGCTTTCTATAAAGATGGCTCCTTCATCAGGACTGAGcctgcaggtcacatgaccatCCGCCATGTAACCAGGTCTGATGAAGGCCTCTACAAGTGTGACATCACAGGTCATGGAGAGTCTCCACCcagctggctcactgtcacaggtCAGGAGGTTACCTTTGATTTCAGGAGTTCATTCATCCAGATAGTCACCTGA